In Maridesulfovibrio sp., the genomic stretch AGCCATTGAAGAATCCCTTCCGGCTCCATTCACAGTATTCATTCACGGCGACTTTAATTGCAACAATGTTGTTTACAGCAACGACGATGAACGGGTCAGGTTCATTGACCTGCACCGCTCCCGCGACTTTGATTACATTCAGGACCTGTCAGTCTTTCTTGTTTCCGGATTCCGTATGCCGGTTTTCGAACGCCCTATCAGAAACAAGATCAATGCTGTAATCTCACGCATGTACAATTTTGCTGAAGAATTCGCTAATGAGAACAATGACCATACATGGCAGGCCAGGTTGGCTCTTGCCTTGGCGCGCTCCTTCTATACTTCCACGCGATTCGAATTCAACTACGCTTTTGCCAAGGAAATGTTCAACCGCTCCATGTTCCTGCTGGAAAAAATAAACCGCTACAGCGGGAAGTGGAACAAGTTCATTCTGCCTGAAGACATTCTTCACTACTAAATAAGCTAATAACAGGTGCCAACTATGAAGATAGGTGTAATAGGACTTAAAGGAGCGTGGTCTTCAGAGCAGCTTGCTAAAGCTGTAGCTGAGAAGACCGGCCGCGAAACTACAATTTTTGAAATGCAGGATGTACGCCTCGACCTTCCTTCCGGCCTGGCAATGGTGGAAGGAGAAGACCTTTCCACTTACGATGCACTGATCATCAAAAAAATTGGAAAGCAGTACTCCCCTGATCTGCTGGACCGTCTCGAAATGTTGCGTCTGCTTGAAGGACGCGGGGTGAAGATTTTCTCCTCCCCATACTCCATCCTGCGTGTTCTGGACCGCCTGACCTGCACAATCTCGCTACAGCTGGGCGACATCCCCATGCCTCCGACCACCATCACCGAAGACGTGGATCACGCCCTTGCCGCAGTAGAAGAATACGGAGAAGCTGTTTTTAAACCGCTCTACAGCACCAAAGCCAGAGGCATGTTCGTTCTTAAACCCGGACCTGACGCACGTAGGATCATTGAGGATTATCACAAAGAGTACAATACCATGTACATCCAGAAAACCATTGACCTCAATGACAGCGACCTAGGTATAGCTTTCCTAGGCGGTG encodes the following:
- a CDS encoding GAK system ATP-grasp enzyme — protein: MKIGVIGLKGAWSSEQLAKAVAEKTGRETTIFEMQDVRLDLPSGLAMVEGEDLSTYDALIIKKIGKQYSPDLLDRLEMLRLLEGRGVKIFSSPYSILRVLDRLTCTISLQLGDIPMPPTTITEDVDHALAAVEEYGEAVFKPLYSTKARGMFVLKPGPDARRIIEDYHKEYNTMYIQKTIDLNDSDLGIAFLGGEYLTTYARCKTTDSWNTTTVNGGKYAPMDPPQEIIDLARKAQAIFNLDFTCVDVAITPDGPFIFEVSAFGGFRGLLDARGIDAAAHYVDYVIKKVEG